Genomic window (Fusobacterium perfoetens):
TTACCAAGTATTTTTAACAGTTTTTAATATTATAGGGAATAGAGGCTATAATTAAATTATAGTTTTTATTCCTTTTTTTTTATACATGTAAAGGGAGGAAAAAATGAAAAGCTTTATATCTATCAAGGAATTCACAAGAGATGAAATTTTAGAAATTTTAAAAAGGGCTAAGGAACTTAAAGAAAATCCTAATCCTGAACTTATCAAAGATAAAATAGCAGCAACTTTATTCTTTGAACCATCAACAAGAACGAGATTATCTTTTACATCAGCAAGTTTTAGAATAGGGGCAAAAGTTTTAGGATTTGATAGCCCTAATGCAACATCTGTTAAAAAAGGTGAAAGTTTAAGAGATACAATAAAAATGACAGAAGGATATGCAGATGTAATAATAATGAGACATTTAAGAGATGGAGCAGCAAAATTCGCAGATGATGTTTCATGTGTTCCTATGATAAATGCAGGAGATGGAGCAAATGAACATCCAAGTCAAACTCTTATAGATTTATTTACAATCCAAGAAGAGCAAGGAAGAATAGATAATTTAACAACAGCTTTTGTAGGAGATTTAAAATATGGAAGAACTGTCCACTCACTTGCAAGAGCATTGTCCAAATTTGAAGGACAAAAATTCTATTTTGTCGCTCCTGAAGAGATTCAAATTCCAGAAGAAATAACTAGTGAACTTGATGCTAAAGGAATTGAATATAAACTTGTTTCAGATTATAAAGAAATTTTAAGTGAAACAGATGTCCTTTATATGACAAGAATTCAACAAGAAAGATTTGAAGATGAAGCCCTTTACGAAAAAATGAAAGGTGTATATGTAATATCAAAAGATACAATAGTAGGAAAATGCAAAGAAAATATGATAATTCTTCATCCTCTTCCAAGAATTGATGAAATAGATATAGATCTAGATGATACAAAGCATGCATTATATTTTAAACAAGCAAAAAATGGAGTTCCTATAAGAGAAGCAATGATAGGAACTGCTCTTGGAAAATTAGATATTAATTATAAAGAAAAGAAACAAAATGAAATTATAAAAAATAAAGAAAGAGTATGTTCAAATAACAATTGCATAACAGCTTTTGAACAAACAGATAATAAGGTAGAAATTATTAACGGAAGAAAATATTGTTATTACTGTGGAAAAGAAATATAGGTTTAGGGGGAAAAATGTTTTTAGAAGATTGTAAAGTTTTAGAAAACAGCCATATAGGTGGAAATTATTATTTAATGAAGTTAAAGGGAGATAAAGTAATTGAGTCTTCTCAAGCTGGACAATTTTTTATGTTACAATGTAAAAATGGAGCTACACTTCTTAGAAGACCAATAAGTTTACATTATATTAATAGGAAGGAAAATGTTGTAGAATTCTATTATGAGGTAAAAGGAAAAGGAACTAAAGAGTTTAGCTGTCTTTCTGAGGGAGACTTTATAAATATTCAGGGACCTTTAGGACATGGATTTACAACAAATGTTGAGAAAAAAACAATAGTTGTAGTTGGAGGAGGAATGGGAATTGCTCCAATGAAACTTTTAATAGAGTGTCTTTCTGAGAAGAACAATGTAATATTTATCTGCGGAGGAAGAAATGCAGAAAGTGTAAAAATTCTTGAAAATATGAACCTTGAAGGAGTAGAAACTATAATAACTACAGATGATGGTTCAGTTGGAAGAAAAGGAAATGTAACAGGTCCTTTAAGAGAAATTTTATCAGAAAGAAAAATTGATGGAGTTTATACTTGTGGTCCTCATATTATGATGGAATTTGTAGCAAAAACTGCTGAAGAATTTGGAGTTTATTGTGAAGTATCTTTAGAAGAAAGAATGGCATGTGGAGTAAAAGCATGTGTAGGATGTTCAATTTTAACAAATCAAGGAATGAAAAAAGTATGTCATGATGGACCTGTATTTGACAGTAGAATAGTTATAGATGTTAATCCAAAAGAGACAGTTCCTTGCAGCTGCGGAAAATAATTAAGAGGTGAAAAGATTGAATAGATTAAAGGTAAATTTTTTAGGAGTGGAATTTGATAATCCTATAGTGACATCATCAGGATGTTTTGGTTTTGGAACAGAATTTAAAGATTACTGTGATCCCAATGTTCTTGGAGGAATAACTTTAAAAGGACTTACTCTTGAACCAAGAACAGGAAACCTTGGAACAAGAATAGCAGAAACTCCAAGTGGAATATTAAACTGTGTTGGACTTGAAAATCCTGGAATTGATTATTTTGAAAAAGAAATAATCCCAAATTTAAAAAAAGAGGGAGTAGACAAGACAAATATTATTGTTAATATAAATGGAAGCAGTGTTGAGCAATATGTAGAACTTGCAAAAAGAGTAAATGAAATAGAAGAAATTGACCTTGTAGAACTTAACATTTCATGTCCAAATGTAAAGGATGGAGGAATGGCTTTTGGTGCTAATCCTGAAGTTGCAGGAAGAACAACAAGAGAAGTAAAAAAAGTTCTTACTAAAAAACCTCTTATTGTAAAACTTTCACCAAATGTAACAAATATAGTAGAAATTGCTAAAATCGTTGAAGCTAACGGTGCAGATGCAATATCAATGATAAATACACTTCTTGGAATGAGAATAGATATAAATACAGGAAAACCTATATTAGGAAATGTTATGGGAGGACTTTCAGGACCAGCAGTTAAACCAGTAGCAGTGAGAATGGTTTATCAAGTTGCACAGAATGTAAATATTCCTATAATTGGAATGGGAGGAATTTCTTCTTATGAAGATGCTGTTGAATTTATAATGGCAGGAGCAACACTTGTATCTCTTGGAACAGCTCTTTTCCCAAATCCTGTTCTTCCAATAGAAGTAAGAGATGGATTACAGAAGTATGCAGAAGAGCATAATCTTGAAAATATTCAGGATATAAGAGGAATAACATTTAAAAATTTAAAAAAATAATAATATTTATATAAGAATTTAAGGGAGGAAAAATGGTACAGGCAAAAGACAGAATGATAATAGCTCTTGATTTTCCAACAATGACAGAAGCTATAGAATTAGTAGAAAAAATAGGAGACGGAGCTACTTTTTATAAAGTAGGACTTGAATTATTCCTTAATTCAAGTGGAAAAATGATAGAATATCTTGCAGGAAAACATAAGAAAATATTCTTAGATTTAAAATTCCATGACATACCAAATACAACAGCAATGGCATCAGTATTTGCTTCAAAAGAAAATGTATTTATGTATAATGTACATGCTACTGGAGGAAAGAAGATGATGTCTAAAGTAGTTGAGGAAGTAAGAAAAATAGATGAAAAATCACTTCTTATAGCTGTTACAATTCTTACAAGTTTATCACAGGAAGAAGTTAAAGAAACATTTATGACTGAAACTTCTATTAAAGATCTTGCAATGAATCTTGCAAGACTTGCAAAAGAATCAGGAATGAATGGTGTAGTATGTTCTCCTTGGGAAGCTAAATATATAAAAGAAGCTCTTGGAGAAGAATTTAAAACAGTATGTCCTGGTGTAAGACCAGCATGGTCAGCAACAAATGACCAAACAAGAATAATGACTCCTAAAAATGCAATGATGAATGGTTGCGATTTCTTAGTAGTTGGAAGACCTATAACTAAACACGAAGATCCTGCTTTAGCAGCAAGACTTGTTGTTGAAGAAATAGAAGAAGGATTAAAAGAGGCAGGAAAATGTTAATAAAAAACTGTAGATTAATTATTGATGGAACAGAGCAGATTAAGGATATTCTTGTTGAAAATGAAAAAATAGTTTCAATAGAAGACGATTTATCTGAAGTGTCTTCTCATGAAATAATTGATGCAGCAGGAAATTATGTTATTTCTGGAATAATAGATCCACATGTGCATATGAGAGATCCTGGAATGACTCATAAGGAAGATTTTACAACAGGAAGTATGGCTTGTGCAAAAGGAGGAATAACAACTTTCTTTGATATGCCTAATACAGTTCCAAATACAATAACGGAAGAAGCTCTTTTAGAAAAAAAAGAACTTCATAAAGGAAATTCTTATGTAGATTATGGTTTTTGGTTTGGAGGAAGCAAAGCAGATAACCATGAAGAAGTAAAGAAAGTTCAGGATAAAGTTATTGCTACAAAAATTTTTATGAATGTTTCAACTGGAAATATGCTTGTAGAAGATGAAAAAGTTTTGGAAGATATTTTTAAAAATTCTAAATTAGTTGGAGTTCATGCAGAGGGAGAAATGATACCAAAAGCAATTTCTCTTTCTGAAAAAACAGGTGTTCCTGTTTACTTATGTCATCTTTCAACAAAAGAGGATATTCAATATGTAAGAGAAGCTAAGAAAAAAGGGCTTAAAGTTTATGGAGAGGTAACTCCTCATCATTTATTCTTAAATATTTCTGATGTAGAAAAAAATCCTCTTTTAAGAATGAAGCCAGAGCTAAAAACAAAAGAGGATAATGAGGCTTTATGGGAAGGAATTCTTGATGGAACTATTGATACAATAGGAACAGATCATGCTCCTCACAGAATTGAAGAAAAGAAAGCAAAACTTACTTTCGGAATTCCAGGAGCAGAAAATTCTCTTGAAATGATGCTTAAAGCAGTAAGATGTGAAAAAATTTCTCTTGAAAAATTAACAAAAATAATGAGTGAAAATACAGCAGAAATTTTTGGATTAAAAAATAAAGGAAAAATTGCACCTGGATATGATGCAGACCTTGTTATAATAGATTTAACAACAGAGGAAATTATATCAGGAGACAATGTGATTTCAAAATGTGGATGGACTCCATATGAAGGATTTGAAAAAGGTGGAAAAATTCTTACTACAATAGTCAGAGGAAATGTAGTATTTAATGATGGTAAATTTATTAATAAAATTGGTAAGGAAGTGATATAGAATATGAGTACAAACAGAGCTAAAGATGTAGCAAAATCATTATTAGGTGTAGGAGCAGTAAGATTAAATGTTGCTGAACCTTTTACATTTGTTTCAGGGATAAAAAGCCCTATATACTGTGACAACAGAAAAATGATTGGATATCCAGAAGAAAGAAAAGCAGTTATTGATGGATATGTAGAAGTTTTAAAAGAAAAAGAATTTGATGTAATTGCAGGAACTGCAACAGCAGGAATTCCATGGGCAGCATTTATTGCTGAAAGATTAAATGTTCCTATGGCTTATATCCGTGGAGAAAAGAAAGATCATGGAGCAGGAAGACAAATTGAAGGTGCAGATTTTGAAGGGAAAAAAGTAATAGTTATAGAAGATCTTATTTCTACTGGTGGAAGTTCTATAAAAGCTGTTGAAGCAGCAAGAGCAGCTGGAGCAAAAGAAGTTGAAGTTGTTGCAATATTCTCTTATGAATTTGAAAAAGCTATTACAAACTTTGCAGCAGCAGGAATTCCATGGACAAACTTATCAGATTTTACAACATTAATAGGTGTTGCAACTGAGCAAAAATATTTAACAGAAGAAGAAAAAGAAATAGCTTTAAAATGGAATAAATCTCCAAATACTTGGGGAAGAGAATAATAAAAGATAAATAGATTATAGAGACTGTTGCAGATTTATAAAATGCAGCAGTCTTTTTATATTATCTAAATAAAAAAACTGCCCTAAAAATTTAAGGCAGTTTAAAAATTAATTTAATTTTTGATTAGAATGATAATCCACCAGAAACTGGAATTACAGCTCCTGTAATATAAGATGATTCATCACTTGCTAAGAATAATGCTACATTTGCAACATCTTCTTTAGTTCCCATTCTTTGTAGAGGAACTCCACTTAAGATTCCTTCAACAGCTTTTTCAGAAAGTTTATCTGTCATAGGACTTTGAATAAATCCAGGAGCTATACAGTTAACTCTTATTTGAGCTCCTTTTCTTGCAAGTTCTTTTTTCCAAGTATTGCTCATTGCAATAACTCCTGCTTTAGTTGCAGCATAGTTAGTTTGTCCGATGTTTCCATATAATCCTACTACTGATGAAAGAGTAATAATAGATCCTTTTTTATGTTTAGTCATAACAGGAGCAACAGCTTGAGTAACATTGAAAACACCCTTTAAGTTGATGTTTATAACAGCATCCCACTGAGCCTCACTCATTCTTACAAATGGGGCATCTTGAGTGATACCTGCGTTATTTACAAGAATATCAATAGTTCCAAACTCATCAACTATTTTTTTAACAAGAGCTTTTATACCTTCTCTGTCAGTAACATTTAATATTTCTCCTCTGACATTTTCCTGTTCAAATTCACATGGATTAATATCACAAGATATAACCATTTTTGCTCCTTCAGCAGCAAATCTTTCAACGATTGCTCTTCCGATTCCCATAGAACCTCCAGTGACAAGAGCAACTTTTCCTTCTAATCTATTCATTAGGACCTCCTAAATTATCT
Coding sequences:
- the pyrF gene encoding orotidine-5'-phosphate decarboxylase; translation: MVQAKDRMIIALDFPTMTEAIELVEKIGDGATFYKVGLELFLNSSGKMIEYLAGKHKKIFLDLKFHDIPNTTAMASVFASKENVFMYNVHATGGKKMMSKVVEEVRKIDEKSLLIAVTILTSLSQEEVKETFMTETSIKDLAMNLARLAKESGMNGVVCSPWEAKYIKEALGEEFKTVCPGVRPAWSATNDQTRIMTPKNAMMNGCDFLVVGRPITKHEDPALAARLVVEEIEEGLKEAGKC
- a CDS encoding dihydroorotase, translated to MLIKNCRLIIDGTEQIKDILVENEKIVSIEDDLSEVSSHEIIDAAGNYVISGIIDPHVHMRDPGMTHKEDFTTGSMACAKGGITTFFDMPNTVPNTITEEALLEKKELHKGNSYVDYGFWFGGSKADNHEEVKKVQDKVIATKIFMNVSTGNMLVEDEKVLEDIFKNSKLVGVHAEGEMIPKAISLSEKTGVPVYLCHLSTKEDIQYVREAKKKGLKVYGEVTPHHLFLNISDVEKNPLLRMKPELKTKEDNEALWEGILDGTIDTIGTDHAPHRIEEKKAKLTFGIPGAENSLEMMLKAVRCEKISLEKLTKIMSENTAEIFGLKNKGKIAPGYDADLVIIDLTTEEIISGDNVISKCGWTPYEGFEKGGKILTTIVRGNVVFNDGKFINKIGKEVI
- a CDS encoding dihydroorotate dehydrogenase → MNRLKVNFLGVEFDNPIVTSSGCFGFGTEFKDYCDPNVLGGITLKGLTLEPRTGNLGTRIAETPSGILNCVGLENPGIDYFEKEIIPNLKKEGVDKTNIIVNINGSSVEQYVELAKRVNEIEEIDLVELNISCPNVKDGGMAFGANPEVAGRTTREVKKVLTKKPLIVKLSPNVTNIVEIAKIVEANGADAISMINTLLGMRIDINTGKPILGNVMGGLSGPAVKPVAVRMVYQVAQNVNIPIIGMGGISSYEDAVEFIMAGATLVSLGTALFPNPVLPIEVRDGLQKYAEEHNLENIQDIRGITFKNLKK
- the pyrB gene encoding aspartate carbamoyltransferase, whose amino-acid sequence is MKSFISIKEFTRDEILEILKRAKELKENPNPELIKDKIAATLFFEPSTRTRLSFTSASFRIGAKVLGFDSPNATSVKKGESLRDTIKMTEGYADVIIMRHLRDGAAKFADDVSCVPMINAGDGANEHPSQTLIDLFTIQEEQGRIDNLTTAFVGDLKYGRTVHSLARALSKFEGQKFYFVAPEEIQIPEEITSELDAKGIEYKLVSDYKEILSETDVLYMTRIQQERFEDEALYEKMKGVYVISKDTIVGKCKENMIILHPLPRIDEIDIDLDDTKHALYFKQAKNGVPIREAMIGTALGKLDINYKEKKQNEIIKNKERVCSNNNCITAFEQTDNKVEIINGRKYCYYCGKEI
- a CDS encoding dihydroorotate dehydrogenase electron transfer subunit, which translates into the protein MFLEDCKVLENSHIGGNYYLMKLKGDKVIESSQAGQFFMLQCKNGATLLRRPISLHYINRKENVVEFYYEVKGKGTKEFSCLSEGDFINIQGPLGHGFTTNVEKKTIVVVGGGMGIAPMKLLIECLSEKNNVIFICGGRNAESVKILENMNLEGVETIITTDDGSVGRKGNVTGPLREILSERKIDGVYTCGPHIMMEFVAKTAEEFGVYCEVSLEERMACGVKACVGCSILTNQGMKKVCHDGPVFDSRIVIDVNPKETVPCSCGK
- the fabG gene encoding 3-oxoacyl-[acyl-carrier-protein] reductase, with product MNRLEGKVALVTGGSMGIGRAIVERFAAEGAKMVISCDINPCEFEQENVRGEILNVTDREGIKALVKKIVDEFGTIDILVNNAGITQDAPFVRMSEAQWDAVININLKGVFNVTQAVAPVMTKHKKGSIITLSSVVGLYGNIGQTNYAATKAGVIAMSNTWKKELARKGAQIRVNCIAPGFIQSPMTDKLSEKAVEGILSGVPLQRMGTKEDVANVALFLASDESSYITGAVIPVSGGLSF
- the pyrE gene encoding orotate phosphoribosyltransferase, whose amino-acid sequence is MSTNRAKDVAKSLLGVGAVRLNVAEPFTFVSGIKSPIYCDNRKMIGYPEERKAVIDGYVEVLKEKEFDVIAGTATAGIPWAAFIAERLNVPMAYIRGEKKDHGAGRQIEGADFEGKKVIVIEDLISTGGSSIKAVEAARAAGAKEVEVVAIFSYEFEKAITNFAAAGIPWTNLSDFTTLIGVATEQKYLTEEEKEIALKWNKSPNTWGRE